In Streptomyces sp. SN-593, a single genomic region encodes these proteins:
- a CDS encoding DEDDh family exonuclease, which produces MPAPASPRTTGPTPEHAAGAPTPWPAGYPEGYAVVDVETTGLGRHDRIVSAAVYRLDAYGRVQDHWYSPVNPQRDPGPVWIHGLTTAVLAKAPLFPEVAAELAERLAGRVLVAHNAVFDWSMLAREFARARSTAPVEHRLCTIVLAKELRLPLANHKLETLAAHYGVEQRRAHHALDDARVLAEAFRPSLHLAAAAELPLPLHACRPLTEWQEPAGPARAGGPDPAPAAHHGRVLGSGYGNFGWRPARKRPACPYPNPGRLAPGGPLVQGMRVAFSGDTGVDRELLEDRATDAGLHVASSVSRLTSLLVTNDPDSPTTKTVKARQVGTPIIDEARFTELLKAVRPADGVHG; this is translated from the coding sequence ATCCCCGCCCCGGCGTCGCCGCGGACGACCGGGCCCACGCCGGAACACGCCGCCGGGGCGCCGACCCCGTGGCCCGCCGGCTACCCCGAGGGGTACGCCGTGGTCGACGTGGAGACCACCGGACTCGGCAGGCACGACCGGATCGTGTCCGCCGCCGTCTACCGGCTGGACGCGTACGGCAGGGTGCAGGACCACTGGTACTCGCCGGTGAACCCGCAGCGCGACCCCGGACCGGTCTGGATCCACGGCCTGACCACCGCGGTGCTCGCAAAGGCACCGCTCTTCCCCGAGGTCGCCGCCGAGCTCGCGGAGCGCCTGGCCGGGCGCGTGCTGGTCGCGCACAACGCGGTCTTCGACTGGTCCATGCTGGCACGGGAGTTCGCCCGCGCGCGGTCCACCGCCCCGGTCGAGCACCGGCTGTGCACCATCGTGCTCGCCAAGGAGCTGCGGCTGCCGCTGGCCAACCACAAGCTGGAGACGCTCGCCGCGCACTACGGCGTGGAGCAGCGCCGCGCGCACCACGCGCTCGACGACGCCCGGGTGCTCGCCGAGGCGTTCCGGCCGAGCCTGCACCTGGCGGCCGCCGCCGAGCTGCCGCTGCCGCTGCACGCCTGCCGCCCGCTGACGGAGTGGCAGGAGCCGGCCGGCCCCGCGCGCGCCGGCGGGCCGGACCCGGCGCCCGCCGCGCACCACGGCCGCGTGCTCGGCTCCGGCTACGGCAACTTCGGCTGGCGTCCGGCCCGCAAGCGCCCGGCCTGCCCGTATCCGAACCCCGGGCGGCTGGCGCCGGGCGGGCCGCTGGTGCAGGGCATGCGGGTGGCCTTCTCCGGCGACACCGGCGTCGACCGCGAACTGCTGGAGGACCGGGCCACCGACGCGGGGCTGCACGTCGCCTCGTCCGTGAGCCGGCTCACCAGCCTGCTGGTCACCAACGACCCGGACTCCCCCACCACCAAGACGGTCAAGGCACGGCAGGTCGGCACCCCGATCATCGACGAGGCACGCTTCACCGAGCTGCTGAAGGCCGTCAGGCCCGCCGACGGTGTCCACGGCTGA